From Salinicoccus roseus, the proteins below share one genomic window:
- the hpt gene encoding hypoxanthine phosphoribosyltransferase: MRNDISEVVLSEEEIQNIAERLGRRITEDYEGKTPILVGLLKGSIMFMGDLIKYIDTHLEIDFMDVSSYVGTKSSGEVKILKDLSTSVDGRHVIVVEDIIETGTTLNSIMDLIEYRNAASLEIVTLLDKPINRKLEVDVKYVGTEISDGFVVGYGLDFDEKYRNLPYIGLLKPELYQ; encoded by the coding sequence CTGAGAAATGATATAAGCGAAGTTGTATTATCTGAAGAGGAAATTCAAAACATAGCAGAAAGGCTCGGCAGACGTATTACTGAAGACTACGAAGGCAAGACGCCGATACTGGTCGGTCTGCTCAAAGGATCCATCATGTTCATGGGAGATCTGATCAAGTACATAGATACACATCTGGAAATAGATTTCATGGATGTTTCAAGCTATGTGGGAACGAAATCCTCCGGTGAGGTCAAAATCCTCAAGGATCTGTCCACTTCTGTCGACGGGCGCCATGTCATCGTGGTCGAGGACATCATAGAAACAGGCACGACACTGAATTCCATCATGGACCTGATCGAATACAGGAATGCAGCGTCATTGGAAATAGTGACACTGCTGGACAAGCCGATCAACAGGAAGCTTGAAGTTGATGTGAAATACGTAGGAACGGAAATATCTGATGGATTCGTCGTCGGTTATGGTCTGGATTTTGATGAAAAATACAGGAACCTGCCATATATCGGACTATTGAAACCAGAGCTCTACCAGTAA